The following coding sequences are from one Devosia yakushimensis window:
- a CDS encoding XdhC family protein, which translates to MTKLADPSPADLQAIVPCDTGLDPDAADSVFRLLALGHAQGLAGALLTITNIVGGAPRALGAQMAVLADGRYCGYVSGGCVEAAVAGEAMKAIAVGVDKTLRFGTGSPFLDIELPCGGGIDIHIHVRPDPAMIEMALDHIAAREPFAIALAVGQGKARLTPHSEPRERNGWLHGSFIRHYHPQTQLVLIGEGYELVGLARLGHSCGLPVQAYLTAEAGAHALDDCGAAVAVLQGAQLPVLLVDPFTAIVFMLHDRFKESRLLESALDYSPFYIGALGSRRTHASRLDRLDAAGIGPDRLASLHGPVGLFGPTRTATALAISVLAEITEARAQLDG; encoded by the coding sequence CGATCCGTCGCCGGCCGATCTTCAAGCCATCGTGCCTTGTGATACCGGGCTCGACCCCGATGCGGCCGATAGCGTCTTTCGCCTGCTGGCGCTCGGCCATGCCCAAGGCCTGGCCGGTGCGCTGCTGACCATCACCAATATCGTCGGCGGGGCACCCCGGGCGCTGGGCGCGCAAATGGCCGTGCTGGCCGATGGCCGCTATTGCGGCTACGTCTCGGGCGGCTGTGTCGAGGCGGCCGTTGCCGGCGAGGCAATGAAGGCCATCGCCGTGGGGGTCGACAAGACATTGCGCTTCGGCACCGGCTCGCCCTTCCTCGATATCGAACTGCCCTGCGGCGGTGGCATCGATATTCATATCCATGTGCGGCCCGACCCCGCCATGATCGAGATGGCCCTTGACCATATCGCCGCGCGCGAGCCCTTTGCCATCGCTCTGGCGGTGGGGCAGGGCAAGGCGCGGCTGACGCCGCATTCCGAGCCCCGCGAGCGCAATGGCTGGCTGCATGGCAGCTTTATCCGTCACTATCACCCCCAGACCCAATTGGTGTTGATCGGGGAGGGTTACGAGCTGGTGGGGCTTGCCCGGCTCGGGCATTCCTGCGGATTGCCGGTCCAGGCCTATCTCACGGCCGAGGCGGGGGCGCACGCCCTGGACGATTGTGGCGCGGCGGTTGCAGTGCTCCAGGGCGCGCAACTGCCCGTGCTGCTGGTCGATCCCTTCACCGCCATTGTCTTCATGCTGCATGACAGGTTCAAGGAAAGCCGCCTTTTGGAAAGTGCGCTGGACTACAGCCCCTTCTATATTGGCGCTCTCGGCAGCCGCCGCACTCATGCCAGCCGCCTCGATCGGCTCGATGCCGCGGGCATCGGCCCGGACCGCCTGGCGAGCCTGCATGGCCCCGTCGGTCTTTTTGGGCCAACGCGCACGGCCACTGCCCTGGCTATTTCCGTATTGGCGGAAATCACCGAGGCCCGCGCGCAGCTCGATGGTTGA
- the soxA gene encoding sulfur oxidation c-type cytochrome SoxA — protein sequence MTHLPPALVLLGLLAAGITQFDGPRPEEPRSGYSFLTPELQQLQDDDFANPGMLWVEQGAALWDEASGSSGQSCADCHGDAAQSMRGVAARYPAYSDELGRVINLEQQINQCRTAQQGAEALPYESEDLLGLTSFISNQSKGMPISVAVTGPIAESLERGRAFFYERRGQLNLSCANCHEDNVGSHLRAEPISQGQTNGFPIYRALWQTMGSTHRMFAWCNEAVRAESYAAGSQDYVDLELYERWRSQGLTIETPAVRR from the coding sequence ATGACCCACCTGCCCCCGGCGCTTGTGCTGCTGGGTCTCTTGGCAGCGGGAATAACGCAATTCGATGGGCCGAGGCCGGAAGAGCCGCGTTCGGGTTATTCGTTCCTGACGCCGGAACTGCAGCAGTTGCAGGACGACGATTTCGCCAATCCGGGCATGTTGTGGGTCGAACAAGGTGCGGCATTGTGGGATGAGGCATCCGGCAGCAGTGGCCAATCCTGCGCCGATTGCCATGGTGATGCCGCCCAATCCATGCGTGGAGTGGCAGCGCGTTACCCGGCCTATTCGGATGAATTGGGCCGCGTCATCAATCTTGAGCAACAGATCAACCAATGCCGCACGGCCCAGCAAGGGGCAGAAGCCTTGCCCTATGAATCGGAGGACCTGCTGGGACTGACGTCTTTTATTTCCAACCAGTCCAAGGGCATGCCGATTTCGGTCGCCGTCACCGGGCCAATCGCAGAGTCGTTGGAGCGGGGCCGGGCGTTCTTCTACGAGCGGCGCGGCCAGCTCAACCTGTCCTGCGCCAATTGCCACGAGGACAATGTGGGCAGCCATTTGCGCGCCGAGCCAATCAGCCAGGGCCAGACGAACGGCTTCCCCATCTACCGTGCCTTGTGGCAGACCATGGGCTCGACCCATCGCATGTTTGCCTGGTGCAATGAAGCCGTGCGCGCCGAGTCCTATGCCGCCGGATCGCAGGACTATGTCGATCTCGAACTCTATGAGCGCTGGCGTAGCCAGGGCCTCACTATCGAAACGCCTGCTGTCAGGCGCTGA
- the soxX gene encoding sulfur oxidation c-type cytochrome SoxX: MAQGPTLPEPLTRNPGDAARGKAVAVNSDLGNCLICHQISMPEVPPGAAGDIGPSLDGVGLRLTAAELRQRIVDPRKIEPETIMPAYHTTDGLVRVASQYAGLPILSAQQVEDLIAYLLTLK; encoded by the coding sequence ATGGCGCAGGGTCCGACCCTGCCCGAGCCGTTGACGCGCAATCCGGGCGATGCTGCCCGCGGCAAGGCCGTGGCGGTCAATTCCGATCTGGGCAATTGCCTGATCTGCCATCAGATCAGCATGCCTGAAGTGCCGCCGGGCGCTGCCGGCGATATCGGGCCATCGCTCGATGGCGTGGGTTTGCGCCTGACCGCCGCCGAGCTGCGGCAACGTATTGTTGATCCACGCAAGATTGAACCGGAAACGATCATGCCCGCTTATCATACGACCGACGGGCTGGTGCGCGTGGCGAGCCAATATGCCGGCCTGCCGATCCTGTCGGCCCAGCAGGTGGAAGATTTGATCGCCTATCTGCTGACTTTGAAGTGA
- the soxZ gene encoding thiosulfate oxidation carrier complex protein SoxZ, with the protein MPNTRIRVPKTAKAGDIVEIRAIIQHPMENGYRTTSQGTPIPVDIVTDFICSYDGLDVFRVRLEPGLSANPYFSFYLKATKSGPVTFRWQDQHGEVTEASEELEVT; encoded by the coding sequence ATGCCCAATACCCGCATTCGCGTTCCGAAGACGGCCAAGGCCGGGGACATCGTCGAAATTCGCGCCATCATCCAGCATCCGATGGAGAACGGCTATCGCACCACATCGCAGGGCACGCCGATCCCGGTCGATATCGTCACCGATTTCATCTGCAGCTATGATGGGCTCGACGTGTTCCGCGTGCGGTTGGAGCCGGGGCTTTCAGCCAATCCTTATTTCTCTTTCTACCTCAAGGCGACGAAGTCGGGTCCGGTCACCTTCCGCTGGCAGGATCAGCATGGGGAAGTAACCGAGGCCAGCGAAGAGCTGGAAGTGACATGA
- a CDS encoding thiosulfate oxidation carrier protein SoxY codes for MTEAEYTSDIDGTRRFVLAGLAASIALIAVPVRADDELVAQAIAETFGDAPRQDGRITMLLPPLAESGNTVPIQISVESPMSETDRVKRVVILATRNPRALVATMEFGPGAPRAQFSTNMRLSGTQDVITIAEMSDGSLWQAQSRVLVTVGACDTLQIRY; via the coding sequence ATGACAGAGGCAGAATACACAAGCGATATTGATGGCACCCGCCGCTTCGTGCTGGCGGGGCTGGCAGCGAGCATCGCGCTCATCGCCGTGCCCGTTCGCGCCGATGATGAGCTGGTTGCCCAAGCCATTGCCGAGACCTTTGGCGATGCGCCGCGCCAGGATGGCCGGATCACCATGCTGCTGCCGCCGCTGGCCGAGTCGGGCAATACCGTACCGATCCAGATCAGTGTCGAAAGCCCGATGAGCGAGACCGACCGGGTCAAGCGCGTCGTCATTCTCGCGACGCGCAATCCTCGCGCCCTGGTGGCGACCATGGAGTTCGGCCCCGGCGCGCCGCGGGCACAGTTCAGCACCAATATGCGGCTGAGCGGCACGCAGGACGTGATCACCATTGCCGAGATGAGCGATGGCTCGCTGTGGCAGGCGCAATCGCGGGTGCTCGTCACGGTGGGCGCCTGCGATACCCTGCAGATACGCTATTAG
- a CDS encoding nucleotidyltransferase family protein, with translation MVETTAIIVLAAGLSTRFSAGNKLLADFRGRPLADHIAGIIEPMPFAAKFAVCPADVPALGKLFERRGFAILANPDNAAGQATSLRLGVDAANRAGAGAVLICLADMPFVTRDHLQALLTRMGRGTANHVASIAHQGAPMPPAIFGRDHFPALLQSAGDRGARDLLRSAERLVVPARQLADCDTPEDFAAFSA, from the coding sequence ATGGTTGAAACCACCGCCATAATCGTCCTGGCTGCTGGCCTTTCCACCCGGTTTAGCGCCGGCAACAAGCTGCTCGCCGACTTCCGTGGCCGCCCATTGGCCGATCATATCGCCGGCATAATCGAGCCCATGCCATTTGCCGCCAAATTCGCTGTTTGCCCGGCCGATGTTCCGGCCCTGGGCAAACTGTTCGAGCGGCGGGGCTTCGCAATCCTGGCCAATCCCGACAATGCCGCGGGTCAGGCGACTTCGCTGAGGCTTGGCGTCGATGCGGCAAACAGGGCCGGCGCCGGGGCTGTTCTGATTTGCCTTGCCGACATGCCCTTCGTGACGCGCGATCACCTGCAGGCGCTGCTGACGCGCATGGGCCGCGGCACGGCGAACCACGTCGCATCCATTGCCCACCAGGGGGCACCGATGCCGCCGGCCATCTTCGGACGCGACCACTTTCCGGCATTGCTGCAGAGTGCCGGCGATCGTGGCGCGCGCGATCTGCTGCGCAGCGCCGAGCGGCTCGTGGTTCCGGCCCGGCAACTGGCTGATTGTGACACGCCCGAGGATTTCGCCGCTTTCAGCGCCTGA